Part of the Micromonospora rhizosphaerae genome is shown below.
GGATCTTTTCTCGGCCCACCTGGTAGGGGGCGGTCGGCGGATAGGTCCGGCCGACGAAGGACGGGTCCAGGGACATGCGGCGAACCTACACGGAAAACACGAACGCCGATCCGTACGGGTTGGCGGCTTGGGGCCGCCGTCCGCGCGAATCGGCGTTCGGAGGTGCTGCGGGACCGGGCCGGCTCGGCCGGCCGTGGGTCAGCGGGTCTCGCGGTGGAGCGTGTGCTTGCCGTCCCGGGGGCAGAACTTCTTCAGCTCGATGCGGTCCGGGTCGTTGCGGCGGTTCTTGCGCGTGATGTAGTTGCGCTCCTTGCACTCCACACACGCCAAAGTGATCTTCGGCCGGACATCGGTCGCCTTCGCCACGGCGGAGTGCCTTCCTCGCTAACGGAACAACTACGGGCGCATCAGCCTACGCGCTGACAACGCGGACATGCAAAGTGGGCGCCTGTGGCGCCCATCCCACCGGCCACCGGGAGCGAGCCCGGAGGACGAGTAGCGGTGGCCGGACTTGAACCGGCGACACAGCGATTATGAGCCGCTTGCTCTGCCATCTGAGCTACACCGCCGTGGTGGGTCCAGCCGGACCCGTTGAGCCCCCTTACGGAATCGAACCGTAGACCTTCTCCTTACCATGGAGACGCTCTGCCGACTGAGCTAAGGGGGCCTGCGCGATCTCTCGTG
Proteins encoded:
- the rpmG gene encoding 50S ribosomal protein L33 — translated: MAKATDVRPKITLACVECKERNYITRKNRRNDPDRIELKKFCPRDGKHTLHRETR